The following proteins come from a genomic window of Streptomyces liliiviolaceus:
- a CDS encoding FGGY family carbohydrate kinase codes for MGIVAGLDSSPDFTRIVVCDADSGAVLRQGYAPHPLDGPAEGSRPSDVDPQAWLLSLGEAAGGGLLEGVQAIGVSAQQNGLVPVDGQGNTVRPAMVGGDKRAQVAAADLVDALGGREAWAQAVGSVPQAAQPVTKLRWLARTEPEAAARTAMLFQTHDWLVWQLLGRPARRTTDRGGASSTGYWSAATGTYRPDLVELALGHQALLPDVLGPWEAAGTTPEGLLISAGTGETMAAAFGLGIGLGDAVVSLGASGSVMAVHHEALVDSTGMITSLADATGMHLPVVTTLNAVRALRGAAELLGVPDLEALSDLAMKSTPGSHGLVMLPYLEGERTPNLPHTAGTLAGLRRESMKPEHLARAAFEGMLCGLADALDVLRKRGVEVRRIFLLGQAAELSAVQACAPALLGTQIVVPQPADYAAIGAARQAAWALGVQQGTIQPGLPPVWQGAAAQVLEPGEELAVGQAVRQQYVSVRNQTHPGAFRS; via the coding sequence ATGGGGATAGTCGCCGGGCTGGACAGTTCGCCCGATTTCACACGCATCGTCGTCTGCGACGCGGACAGCGGAGCCGTACTCCGACAGGGGTATGCCCCGCATCCGTTGGACGGCCCGGCGGAGGGCTCCCGGCCCTCGGACGTCGACCCGCAGGCCTGGCTGCTCTCCCTGGGCGAGGCCGCGGGCGGCGGGCTCCTGGAGGGCGTTCAGGCCATCGGTGTGTCCGCGCAGCAGAACGGGCTCGTCCCGGTGGACGGTCAGGGCAACACCGTGCGCCCCGCGATGGTCGGCGGGGACAAGCGCGCCCAGGTCGCCGCAGCCGATCTCGTCGACGCGCTGGGCGGGCGGGAGGCCTGGGCGCAGGCCGTGGGCTCCGTGCCGCAGGCGGCCCAGCCGGTGACGAAGCTCCGGTGGCTCGCGAGGACCGAACCCGAGGCGGCGGCGCGCACCGCGATGCTGTTCCAGACGCACGACTGGCTGGTGTGGCAGCTGCTCGGCAGACCCGCCCGCCGGACCACCGACCGCGGCGGCGCCTCCAGCACCGGTTACTGGTCGGCGGCGACCGGCACGTACCGGCCGGATCTGGTGGAGCTGGCGCTCGGCCACCAGGCGCTGCTGCCCGATGTGCTCGGGCCGTGGGAGGCCGCGGGGACGACTCCCGAGGGGCTGCTGATCTCGGCGGGCACGGGCGAGACGATGGCGGCGGCCTTCGGTCTCGGCATCGGTCTCGGGGACGCGGTGGTGTCGCTGGGCGCCTCCGGTTCCGTGATGGCCGTCCACCACGAGGCGCTGGTCGACTCCACGGGGATGATCACCTCGCTCGCGGACGCGACCGGCATGCACCTGCCGGTCGTCACCACGCTCAATGCCGTACGGGCCCTGCGCGGGGCCGCCGAACTGCTGGGCGTACCGGATCTTGAGGCCCTGTCCGATCTGGCGATGAAGTCGACCCCGGGCTCGCACGGCCTCGTGATGCTGCCGTATCTGGAGGGTGAGCGGACGCCCAATCTGCCGCACACGGCGGGGACGCTGGCCGGGCTGCGGCGCGAGTCGATGAAGCCCGAGCATCTGGCGCGGGCCGCCTTCGAGGGCATGCTGTGCGGGCTCGCCGACGCCCTCGACGTGCTGCGCAAGCGGGGCGTGGAGGTACGGCGGATCTTCCTGCTCGGCCAGGCCGCGGAGCTGAGCGCGGTGCAGGCGTGCGCGCCCGCGCTGCTCGGTACGCAGATCGTGGTGCCGCAGCCCGCGGACTACGCGGCGATCGGCGCGGCCCGGCAGGCCGCCTGGGCGCTCGGTGTCCAGCAGGGCACGATCCAGCCGGGTCTGCCGCCCGTGTGGCAGGGCGCCGCCGCGCAGGTCCTGGAGCCGGGCGAGGAGCTGGCGGTGGGGCAGGCGGTGCGGCAGCAGTACGTGTCGGTGCGCAACCAGACGCACCCGGGAGCCTTCCGGTCCTGA
- a CDS encoding ABC transporter ATP-binding protein, which produces MLIRLLRTYLTPYKKPIGLLVLLQFLQTCATLFLPTLNADIIDNGVVKGDTGYILSFGALMIGISLAQVVCNIGAVYYGARTASAVGRDLRAAVFDRVQSFSARELGHFGAPSLITRTTNDVQQVQMLALMTFTLLVSAPIMCVGGIVLALGLDVPLSGVLLAVVPVLGISVSLIVRRLRPLFRTMQVRLDTVNRVLREQITGNRVIRAFVRDAYEEDRFRKANTDLTEVSLGTGRMLALMFPIVMTVVNVSSIAVVWFGAHRIDSGGMQIGALTAFLAYLMQIVMSVMMATFMFMMVPRAEVCAERIQEVLETSSSVVPPKAPVLELRRHGQLELRGAGFRYPGAEEPVLKAVDLMALPGETTAVIGSTGSGKSTLLGLVPRLFDATDGEVLVDGVDVRTVEPRLLARTVSLVPQKPYLFAGTVATNLRYGNPDATDEELWHALEVAQAKGFVEGLENGLDATIAQGGTNVSGGQRQRLAIARTLVQRPEIYLFDDSFSALDYATDAALRAALARETAEATVVIVAQRVSTIRDADRIVVLDEGRVVGTGRHHELMADNETYREIVLSQLTEAEAA; this is translated from the coding sequence GTGCTCATAAGACTTCTGCGTACCTATCTCACCCCGTACAAGAAACCCATCGGCCTGCTCGTCCTCCTGCAGTTCCTGCAGACCTGCGCCACTCTCTTCCTGCCGACCCTGAACGCCGACATCATCGACAACGGTGTCGTGAAGGGCGACACGGGTTACATCCTGTCCTTCGGCGCCCTGATGATCGGCATCTCGCTGGCCCAGGTCGTCTGCAACATCGGCGCCGTCTACTACGGCGCCCGTACGGCCTCCGCGGTCGGCCGGGACCTGCGGGCCGCCGTCTTCGACCGGGTGCAGTCGTTCTCCGCGCGTGAGCTGGGCCATTTCGGGGCGCCGTCCCTGATCACCCGTACGACGAACGACGTCCAGCAGGTGCAGATGCTGGCCCTGATGACGTTCACGCTGCTGGTGTCGGCGCCGATCATGTGCGTGGGCGGCATCGTGCTGGCGCTCGGCCTGGACGTGCCGCTGTCCGGGGTGCTCCTCGCCGTCGTGCCGGTGCTGGGGATCTCGGTCAGTCTCATCGTGCGCCGGCTGCGGCCGCTGTTCCGCACGATGCAGGTGCGGCTGGACACGGTGAACCGGGTGCTGCGCGAGCAGATCACCGGCAACCGCGTCATCCGTGCCTTCGTGCGCGACGCGTACGAGGAGGACCGTTTCCGGAAGGCGAACACCGACCTCACCGAGGTGTCGCTGGGCACCGGGCGGATGCTGGCGCTGATGTTCCCGATCGTCATGACGGTGGTGAACGTCTCGTCGATCGCGGTGGTGTGGTTCGGCGCCCACCGGATCGACAGCGGCGGGATGCAGATCGGCGCGCTGACCGCGTTCCTCGCCTATCTGATGCAGATCGTGATGTCCGTGATGATGGCCACCTTCATGTTCATGATGGTGCCGCGCGCGGAGGTGTGCGCCGAGCGCATCCAGGAGGTCCTGGAGACCTCCAGCAGTGTGGTCCCGCCGAAGGCTCCCGTCCTGGAGCTGCGGCGGCACGGTCAGCTGGAGCTGCGCGGGGCCGGGTTCCGCTACCCGGGCGCCGAGGAGCCGGTGCTGAAGGCCGTCGACCTGATGGCGCTGCCCGGCGAGACGACCGCGGTGATCGGCTCGACCGGCAGCGGCAAGTCGACCCTGCTCGGTCTTGTCCCCCGGCTGTTCGACGCCACCGACGGCGAGGTGCTGGTCGACGGCGTCGACGTCCGCACGGTCGAACCGCGGCTGCTGGCGCGCACGGTGAGCCTCGTACCGCAGAAGCCGTATCTGTTCGCGGGGACGGTCGCCACCAATCTGCGGTACGGGAATCCGGACGCGACGGACGAGGAGCTGTGGCACGCGCTGGAGGTGGCGCAGGCCAAGGGGTTCGTGGAGGGGCTTGAGAACGGGCTCGACGCCACCATCGCGCAGGGCGGCACGAACGTGTCCGGCGGTCAGCGGCAGCGGCTCGCCATCGCCCGGACCCTCGTACAGCGTCCCGAGATCTATCTCTTCGACGACTCGTTCTCCGCGCTCGACTACGCGACGGACGCGGCGCTGCGTGCCGCGCTCGCGCGGGAGACCGCCGAGGCGACCGTCGTGATCGTCGCCCAGCGGGTGTCGACCATCCGCGACGCCGACCGGATCGTGGTCCTCGACGAGGGCCGGGTCGTCGGGACCGGCCGCCACCACGAGCTGATGGCGGACAACGAGACCTATCGGGAGATCGTGCTCTCGCAGCTGACGGAAGCGGAGGCAGCCTGA